One genomic region from Conexibacter woesei DSM 14684 encodes:
- a CDS encoding cytochrome c maturation protein CcmE domain-containing protein — translation MDPSRKRRIRLVVAATAAMLLASALIYTSFSAGSDEKTAGQLLESARAGETYTLAGTVAPNSVRREDGVLWFRILDPHREVSARVRYTGLVPDPFREGRGVMIKVQLDRNGLKSSHDTLFIAEKDSMVTKCPSKFQVAPEDLPRGAPEDLLRTAPTT, via the coding sequence ATGGACCCGAGTCGCAAACGCCGAATCCGCCTCGTCGTCGCGGCGACCGCCGCGATGCTGCTCGCCAGCGCGCTGATCTACACCAGCTTCAGCGCCGGCAGCGACGAGAAGACCGCCGGGCAGCTGCTCGAGAGCGCGAGAGCGGGCGAGACCTACACGCTCGCCGGCACGGTCGCGCCGAACTCGGTCAGACGCGAGGACGGCGTGCTGTGGTTCCGCATCCTCGACCCGCACAGAGAGGTCTCCGCGAGAGTGCGGTACACGGGACTCGTGCCCGATCCGTTCCGCGAGGGCCGCGGCGTGATGATCAAGGTGCAGCTCGACAGAAACGGCCTCAAGAGCAGCCACGACACGCTCTTCATCGCCGAGAAGGACTCGATGGTCACGAAGTGCCCGTCGAAGTTCCAGGTCGCGCCGGAGGACCTGCCGAGGGGCGCCCCGGAGGACCTCCTCAGAACCGCCCCGACGACCTGA
- a CDS encoding class I SAM-dependent methyltransferase, protein MTATAPHRPFTEQHIGHTELRDTHRIDLRRTERDAFADARPVDWSTLTWKDAGRPYRVENWSSQKLEWEARHGEQLPVPEAWSMFNRSFQSLFDTNPMQARLNALKKAGVAVTKRELRAAWEAMGEVVQWTVWNRAQRVEDTIWDPRAKRSLFAGLDVEKPRILFLGAADGYEAMLLSAMYPGGEVVLVDYDAWCEEGRFGAFPAAYPFLGSDPRTGAERVWYREEMNIDFVVSDIRDLPYGREFDVVVSIGLVEHFPDAYKPTAFEFHRRFVKPDGYCVMTTPRLHPRTRMFYLLFGDLMNFSYRELMDVRQLGLYAWENGFEVLRHGQIKTHNGVICRAR, encoded by the coding sequence ATGACCGCGACCGCACCGCACCGACCGTTCACCGAGCAGCACATCGGGCACACCGAGCTGCGCGACACCCATCGGATCGACCTGCGCCGCACCGAGCGCGACGCGTTCGCCGACGCTCGTCCGGTCGACTGGAGCACGCTCACGTGGAAGGACGCCGGCCGGCCGTACCGCGTCGAGAACTGGTCGAGCCAGAAGCTCGAATGGGAGGCCCGGCACGGCGAGCAGCTGCCGGTGCCCGAGGCGTGGTCGATGTTCAACAGATCGTTCCAGTCGCTGTTCGACACGAACCCGATGCAGGCGCGCCTGAACGCGCTCAAGAAGGCCGGCGTCGCCGTCACCAAGCGCGAGCTGCGGGCGGCGTGGGAGGCGATGGGCGAGGTCGTCCAGTGGACTGTCTGGAACCGGGCACAGCGGGTCGAGGACACGATCTGGGACCCGCGCGCGAAGCGCTCGCTGTTCGCCGGCCTCGACGTCGAGAAGCCGCGGATCCTCTTCCTCGGCGCTGCCGACGGCTACGAGGCGATGCTGCTGTCGGCGATGTACCCCGGCGGCGAGGTCGTGCTCGTCGACTACGACGCGTGGTGCGAGGAGGGCCGTTTCGGCGCCTTCCCGGCGGCGTACCCGTTCCTCGGCAGCGATCCGCGCACGGGCGCCGAGCGCGTCTGGTACCGCGAGGAGATGAACATCGACTTCGTCGTCTCCGACATCCGCGACCTGCCGTACGGGCGCGAGTTCGACGTCGTCGTCTCGATCGGGCTCGTCGAGCATTTTCCCGACGCGTACAAGCCGACGGCGTTCGAGTTCCACCGCCGCTTCGTCAAGCCCGACGGCTACTGCGTCATGACGACGCCGCGCCTGCACCCGCGCACGCGGATGTTCTACCTGCTGTTCGGCGACCTGATGAACTTCAGCTACCGCGAGCTGATGGACGTCAGGCAGCTCGGCCTGTACGCCTGGGAGAACGGCTTCGAGGTGCTGCGGCACGGCCAGATCAAGACGCACAACGGCGTCATCTGCCGCGCCCGCTAG
- a CDS encoding GGDEF domain-containing protein — MAVLALLLHVSALLCLLGVLFPFSPQSPVELGRVLFPWGFVYGGALLVAGARTPSWALHGGVVLVTVAASLLMSQAATSGGVMVNAWCFAWLAVYVALFFARRAIYLHVALMTVCMAIAIAIAGLPGTLIAFAIMTITMWTAAIALGSLSERLRSQADGDHLTGLLNRNGFTKAATRELALASRTGNPLTLALIDLDGFKRVNDEHGHAAGDRLLADLARAWEAALRPGDLLARFGGDEFVVLFPATREDDARSALRRMHEAHPASWSAGVAQWEHQQTLEACLTRADARLYAAKATRSAVPLTSGR; from the coding sequence GTGGCAGTGCTCGCGTTGCTGCTGCACGTCTCCGCGCTGCTCTGCCTGCTCGGGGTGCTGTTCCCGTTCTCGCCGCAGTCGCCGGTCGAGTTGGGCCGCGTGCTGTTCCCGTGGGGGTTCGTCTACGGCGGGGCGCTGCTGGTCGCGGGTGCGCGGACGCCGTCGTGGGCGCTGCACGGCGGCGTCGTGCTGGTGACGGTCGCGGCGAGCCTGCTGATGAGCCAGGCCGCGACGAGCGGCGGCGTGATGGTCAACGCGTGGTGCTTCGCCTGGCTGGCCGTCTACGTCGCGCTGTTCTTCGCCCGCCGCGCGATCTACCTGCACGTCGCCCTGATGACGGTCTGCATGGCGATCGCGATCGCGATCGCCGGCCTGCCGGGGACGCTGATCGCGTTCGCGATCATGACGATCACGATGTGGACGGCGGCGATCGCGCTCGGCTCGCTGAGCGAGCGGCTGCGCTCGCAGGCCGACGGCGACCACCTCACGGGGCTGCTCAACCGCAACGGCTTCACGAAGGCGGCGACGCGCGAGCTTGCGCTGGCGAGCCGCACGGGCAACCCGCTCACGCTCGCGCTGATCGACCTCGACGGCTTCAAGCGCGTCAACGACGAGCACGGTCACGCGGCCGGCGACCGGCTGCTCGCCGATCTCGCGCGCGCGTGGGAGGCGGCGCTGCGGCCCGGCGACCTGCTCGCGCGCTTCGGCGGCGACGAGTTCGTCGTGCTGTTCCCGGCGACCCGGGAAGACGATGCGCGCAGCGCGCTGAGGCGGATGCACGAGGCGCATCCGGCCAGCTGGTCCGCCGGCGTTGCGCAGTGGGAGCACCAGCAGACGCTGGAGGCGTGCCTCACGCGCGCGGACGCGCGCCTGTACGCGGCCAAGGCGACGCGGTCCGCCGTCCCGTTGACGTCCGGGCGCTGA
- a CDS encoding SigB/SigF/SigG family RNA polymerase sigma factor, whose product MLATRARNGDGRAREALIAEHLPLARALARRYRRGSESLDDLVQVASVGLIKAVDRFDPDRGHSFSTFAQPTIVGELLRHFRDTGWGVHVARGTQELALKVRSAAEAIETETGAVATPRQIAERTGAELEAVVEALGALANRTALSLATPAGHDDEGDATIADTLGDVEEGYRAAEARALLGPALRHLPEREQRIIRMRFVDDLTQSEIATEIGVSQMQISRLLRQSLDKLHELTR is encoded by the coding sequence ATGCTGGCGACGAGAGCGCGTAACGGAGACGGTCGGGCGCGTGAGGCGCTGATCGCCGAGCACCTCCCCCTCGCCCGCGCGCTGGCGCGGCGCTATCGACGCGGCAGCGAGAGCCTCGACGACCTCGTCCAGGTCGCGTCCGTCGGCCTGATCAAGGCGGTCGACCGCTTCGACCCCGACCGCGGTCACAGCTTCTCGACGTTCGCGCAGCCGACGATCGTCGGCGAGCTGCTGCGCCACTTCCGCGACACCGGCTGGGGCGTCCACGTCGCCCGCGGCACGCAGGAGCTGGCGCTGAAGGTGCGCTCGGCGGCCGAGGCGATCGAGACCGAGACCGGCGCCGTCGCGACGCCGCGGCAGATCGCGGAGCGCACCGGCGCGGAGCTGGAGGCGGTCGTCGAGGCGCTCGGCGCGCTGGCGAACCGGACCGCGCTCTCGCTCGCGACCCCCGCCGGGCACGACGACGAGGGCGACGCGACGATCGCCGACACGCTCGGCGACGTCGAGGAGGGCTACAGAGCCGCCGAGGCGCGCGCTCTGCTCGGGCCGGCGCTCCGGCACCTGCCCGAGCGCGAGCAGCGGATCATCCGGATGCGCTTCGTCGACGACCTGACGCAGAGCGAGATCGCGACCGAGATCGGCGTCTCGCAGATGCAGATCTCACGCCTCCTGCGGCAGTCGCTCGACAAGCTGCACGAGCTGACGCGGTAG
- a CDS encoding acetoacetate--CoA ligase, with amino-acid sequence MTATSDTAPPVLWRPDPQRVERSTIVRFTRWLAAERGVSADGYDALWRWSVDDLEGFWAAIWEFFEVRAHTPYERVLGRREMPGAEWFAGATLNYAEHIFGGREDDAVAIRHAGELRALAEMTWGELRELTARIAAGLRAEGVGPGDRVVAYVPNVPEAIAAFLACASIGAIWSSASPDFGARGVADRFAQIEPKVLLAIDGYRYGGKDFDRREVVAELQAQLPTLQRTIVLRYLDADADLGGLGDTVAFDAFAAAAGEQVPPLTFAPVPFDQPLWVLYSSGTTGLPKAIVQGHGGILLEHLKKLHLHLDAQEGDRVFWFTTTGWMMWNFLVGVLLTPASIVLYDGNPGHPSMDTLWQLAEDAQITTFGTSASYIAACMKAGIAPGAGHDLSALHSVGSTGSPLAPEGFEWVYRHLGADTWLFSTSGGTDVCTAFVGGVPTLPVYRGELQCRALGAKVEAFDAHGRSVVGEVGELVLTEPMPSMPLFLWGDGDGSRYRESYFDMYPGIWRHGDWIEITPRGTAIISGRSDSTINRGGIRMGTAEIYRAVLALEDVVDALVVDLPKPGTDGWIALFVVLRAGVELDDALVAAIRRQIRSDCSPRHVPDEIERIAEVPRTLSGKALEVPVKRILTGTPPDRAASRDALANPHALDWFAERAARR; translated from the coding sequence ATGACCGCCACGAGCGACACGGCACCGCCGGTCCTCTGGAGGCCCGACCCACAACGGGTCGAGCGCTCCACGATCGTGCGCTTCACGCGCTGGCTCGCCGCCGAGCGCGGCGTCTCCGCGGACGGCTACGACGCGCTGTGGCGCTGGTCGGTCGACGACCTCGAGGGCTTCTGGGCGGCGATCTGGGAGTTCTTCGAGGTGCGGGCGCACACGCCGTACGAGCGGGTGCTCGGCCGGCGCGAGATGCCGGGCGCCGAGTGGTTCGCGGGCGCGACGCTCAACTACGCCGAGCACATCTTCGGCGGGCGCGAAGACGACGCCGTCGCGATCCGCCACGCCGGCGAGCTGCGGGCCCTCGCCGAGATGACGTGGGGCGAGCTGCGCGAGCTGACGGCGCGGATCGCGGCCGGTCTGCGGGCCGAGGGCGTCGGCCCCGGCGACCGCGTCGTCGCGTACGTGCCGAACGTGCCCGAGGCGATCGCGGCGTTCCTCGCGTGCGCGTCGATCGGTGCGATCTGGTCGAGTGCGTCGCCGGACTTCGGCGCCAGAGGGGTCGCCGATCGCTTCGCGCAGATCGAGCCGAAGGTCCTGCTCGCGATCGACGGCTACCGCTACGGCGGCAAGGACTTCGACCGCCGCGAGGTCGTCGCCGAGCTGCAGGCCCAGCTGCCGACCCTGCAGCGCACGATCGTCCTCAGATACCTCGATGCGGACGCGGACCTCGGCGGGCTGGGCGACACGGTCGCGTTCGACGCGTTCGCGGCGGCGGCGGGGGAGCAGGTGCCGCCGCTGACGTTCGCGCCCGTGCCGTTCGACCAGCCGCTGTGGGTCCTCTACTCGTCGGGCACGACCGGTCTGCCGAAGGCGATCGTCCAGGGGCACGGCGGGATCCTGCTGGAGCACCTTAAGAAGCTCCACCTGCACCTCGACGCGCAGGAGGGCGACCGCGTCTTCTGGTTCACGACGACCGGCTGGATGATGTGGAACTTCCTCGTCGGCGTGCTGCTGACGCCGGCCTCGATCGTGCTCTACGACGGCAATCCCGGCCACCCGTCGATGGACACGCTGTGGCAGCTCGCGGAGGACGCGCAGATCACGACGTTCGGCACCAGCGCGAGCTACATCGCCGCGTGCATGAAGGCGGGCATAGCGCCCGGCGCCGGCCACGATCTCAGCGCCCTCCACAGCGTCGGCTCGACCGGCTCGCCGCTCGCGCCGGAGGGCTTCGAGTGGGTCTACCGCCATCTCGGCGCGGACACGTGGCTGTTCTCGACGAGCGGCGGAACGGACGTCTGCACCGCCTTCGTCGGCGGAGTGCCGACGCTGCCGGTCTACCGCGGCGAGCTGCAGTGCCGCGCGCTCGGCGCGAAGGTCGAGGCGTTCGACGCGCACGGCAGATCGGTCGTCGGCGAGGTCGGGGAGCTGGTGCTGACCGAGCCGATGCCGTCGATGCCGCTGTTCCTGTGGGGCGACGGGGACGGGTCGCGCTACCGCGAGTCGTACTTCGACATGTACCCGGGGATCTGGCGCCACGGCGACTGGATCGAGATCACGCCGCGCGGGACGGCGATCATCAGCGGCCGCAGCGACTCGACGATCAACCGCGGCGGGATCCGCATGGGGACCGCCGAGATCTACCGCGCGGTGCTGGCGCTGGAGGACGTGGTCGACGCGCTCGTCGTCGACCTGCCCAAGCCCGGCACCGACGGCTGGATCGCCCTGTTCGTCGTCCTGCGCGCGGGCGTCGAGCTCGACGACGCGCTCGTCGCCGCGATCCGCCGTCAGATCCGCTCCGACTGCTCGCCGCGCCACGTGCCCGACGAGATCGAGCGGATCGCCGAAGTGCCGCGCACGCTCTCGGGCAAAGCGCTGGAGGTCCCGGTGAAGCGGATCCTGACCGGCACCCCGCCGGACAGAGCGGCCAGCCGCGACGCGCTCGCGAACCCGCACGCGCTCGACTGGTTCGCTGAGCGCGCCGCGCGCAGATGA
- a CDS encoding ferritin-like domain-containing protein, which produces MPAVRHASAGILADRHADKREEIVQLLTRAYWMEMETVMSYLANAANLDGIRAEEVAEALNADVTEELGHARRFAERIKELYGTPPGSMEFTAEQSFLQPPDDATDVVTVIKGVIEAEAGAIEHYTRIIEACDGVDWATQDMVIDVLRDEEGHMRQFERYLREFE; this is translated from the coding sequence ATGCCTGCAGTACGGCACGCATCGGCAGGGATCCTCGCGGACAGACACGCGGACAAGCGGGAGGAGATCGTCCAGCTCCTGACGCGCGCGTACTGGATGGAGATGGAGACCGTGATGAGCTACCTCGCCAACGCGGCGAACCTCGACGGCATCCGCGCGGAGGAGGTCGCCGAGGCGCTCAACGCCGACGTGACCGAGGAGCTCGGGCACGCGCGCAGATTCGCCGAGCGGATCAAGGAGCTGTACGGCACGCCGCCCGGGTCGATGGAGTTCACCGCGGAGCAGTCGTTCCTGCAGCCGCCCGACGACGCGACCGACGTCGTGACCGTGATCAAGGGCGTGATCGAGGCCGAGGCCGGCGCGATCGAGCACTACACGCGGATCATCGAGGCGTGCGACGGCGTCGACTGGGCGACGCAGGACATGGTGATCGACGTCCTGCGCGACGAAGAGGGCCACATGCGGCAGTTCGAGCGCTACCTGCGCGAGTTCGAGTAG
- a CDS encoding ATP-binding protein yields the protein MRLTLPAVAASVPEARHALSALARELGASERVVADVALAVSEACTNVVLHAYRELEEPGTLTVDAAPHGALLEVLVSDEGSGLRARDDSPGLGMGMALMAAVATGLQLDHDGAATRLHLTFDLRPERRDDTEEVPDRA from the coding sequence GTGCGGCTGACGCTGCCCGCCGTCGCGGCGAGCGTCCCGGAGGCGCGTCACGCGCTGTCGGCGCTGGCGCGCGAGCTGGGAGCGTCCGAGCGGGTCGTCGCCGACGTCGCGCTCGCCGTCAGCGAGGCGTGCACGAACGTCGTCCTGCACGCCTACCGCGAGCTGGAGGAGCCCGGGACGCTGACCGTCGACGCCGCGCCGCACGGGGCGCTGCTGGAGGTGCTGGTGTCCGACGAGGGCAGCGGGCTGCGCGCGCGTGACGACAGCCCGGGGCTCGGGATGGGGATGGCGCTGATGGCGGCGGTCGCGACGGGTTTGCAGCTCGACCACGACGGCGCGGCGACTCGCCTGCACCTCACGTTCGACCTGCGACCAGAGCGCCGGGACGACACGGAAGAGGTCCCCGATCGCGCATAA
- a CDS encoding heme lyase CcmF/NrfE family subunit: MATVGRALLFLAFAVALYGIAASLYGGIKRERAWVDSGRRAFIALAGVLTIAFGILEAAFLRSDFSYALVASHSSTTTPTFYKATAVWSSQEGSLLLWVWLLSIWSSLVLHMTRRSLREIAPYAQAVLFGFATFFLFLTAFKENPFDTLALVPQEGTGLNPLLRHPAMMFHPPMLYSGYTLFSIPFAFAIGALVTNRVNAEWIQGTRRFALGAWLALGIGIVLGARWSYTELGWGGYWAWDPVENASLMPWLTGTAFIHSVMIQEKRGMLKVWNASLILATGTLAIMGTFLVRSGILDSIHAFGASTLGVPFLILISIMVLGSIGLVLWRREALRSEHSIDSLLSREAAFILQNILLVGLCFVIFWGTFFPLISEAVTGTKASVGPPWFDRYTTPIAFVLVALIGIGPLISWRRATAANLRRNLAIPLGAGAVTLVGLLFVSGATKEPKALVFAALVAIVLAGVGQELWRGTRARRAMSSESPPVALVSLVRRNRRRYGGYTVHAGFAILLFGVAISSSFEHSKDVSLRPGQAATIGGFDVRYVRAYSDPGAEKIVFGSTLDVSKDGKHVATLRTSRGFYPSQDPTLGILGRFFQGEAESEVGLRAGFGRDIWTVVNPDLIPLEPIIDQGNRRFAEAMRAVVGDGTRTPDTGAVNELFALRDQAVAALAERWVRRPWTADFRMIVSPMATWIWIGAIITFCGGAIALWPAPATARRRVTATYAARLAKDLARA, translated from the coding sequence ATGGCGACGGTCGGTCGCGCACTTCTCTTCCTCGCCTTCGCGGTCGCGCTCTACGGGATCGCGGCCTCGCTCTACGGCGGGATCAAGCGCGAGCGCGCCTGGGTCGACTCCGGCCGGCGCGCGTTCATCGCGCTCGCGGGCGTCCTGACGATCGCCTTCGGGATCCTCGAGGCGGCGTTCCTGCGCTCGGACTTCTCGTACGCGCTCGTCGCGTCGCACTCGAGCACGACGACGCCGACGTTCTACAAGGCGACCGCGGTCTGGTCCTCGCAGGAGGGGTCGCTGCTGCTGTGGGTCTGGCTGCTGTCGATCTGGTCGAGCCTCGTGCTCCACATGACGCGCCGCAGCCTGCGCGAGATCGCGCCGTACGCGCAGGCGGTGCTGTTCGGCTTCGCGACGTTCTTCCTCTTCCTGACGGCGTTCAAGGAGAACCCGTTCGACACGCTCGCACTGGTGCCGCAGGAGGGCACGGGCCTCAACCCGCTGCTGCGCCACCCGGCGATGATGTTCCACCCCCCGATGCTCTACTCGGGGTACACGCTCTTCTCGATCCCGTTCGCGTTCGCGATCGGCGCGCTCGTCACCAACCGGGTCAACGCCGAGTGGATCCAGGGCACGCGGCGGTTCGCGCTCGGCGCCTGGCTCGCGCTCGGGATCGGCATCGTGCTCGGCGCGCGCTGGTCGTACACCGAGCTGGGCTGGGGTGGCTACTGGGCTTGGGACCCGGTCGAGAACGCGTCGCTGATGCCGTGGCTGACCGGGACCGCGTTCATCCACTCGGTGATGATCCAAGAGAAGCGCGGCATGCTGAAGGTCTGGAACGCCTCGCTGATCCTCGCGACCGGCACGCTCGCGATCATGGGCACGTTCCTCGTCCGCTCGGGGATCCTCGACTCGATCCACGCGTTCGGCGCCTCGACGCTCGGCGTCCCGTTCCTGATCCTCATCAGCATCATGGTGCTCGGCTCGATCGGGCTCGTGCTGTGGCGGCGCGAGGCGCTGCGCTCCGAGCACTCGATCGACTCGCTGCTGTCGCGCGAGGCCGCCTTCATCCTCCAGAACATCCTGCTCGTCGGCCTCTGCTTCGTGATCTTCTGGGGCACGTTCTTCCCGCTCATCTCCGAGGCGGTGACGGGCACGAAGGCGTCGGTCGGGCCGCCGTGGTTCGACCGCTACACGACGCCGATCGCGTTCGTGCTCGTCGCGCTGATCGGGATCGGGCCGCTGATCTCGTGGCGCCGCGCGACCGCGGCGAACCTCCGCCGCAACCTCGCGATCCCGCTCGGAGCGGGCGCTGTCACGCTCGTCGGGCTGCTGTTCGTCTCCGGTGCGACGAAGGAGCCGAAGGCGCTCGTCTTCGCCGCGCTCGTCGCGATCGTGCTCGCCGGCGTCGGTCAGGAGCTGTGGCGCGGGACGCGGGCGCGCCGGGCGATGTCGTCGGAGTCGCCGCCGGTCGCGCTCGTCTCGCTCGTGCGCCGCAACCGCCGCCGTTACGGCGGCTACACCGTCCACGCCGGCTTCGCGATCCTGCTGTTCGGCGTCGCGATCTCGTCGTCGTTCGAGCACTCCAAGGATGTCTCGCTGAGACCGGGCCAGGCGGCGACGATCGGCGGCTTCGACGTCAGATACGTGCGCGCGTACTCCGACCCGGGCGCTGAGAAGATCGTCTTCGGCTCGACGCTCGACGTCTCCAAGGACGGCAAGCACGTCGCGACGCTGAGAACGTCGCGCGGCTTCTACCCGTCGCAGGACCCGACGCTGGGGATCCTCGGGCGCTTCTTCCAGGGCGAGGCAGAGAGCGAGGTCGGCCTGCGGGCCGGCTTCGGGCGCGACATCTGGACGGTCGTCAACCCGGACCTGATCCCGCTGGAGCCGATCATCGACCAGGGCAACCGCAGATTCGCCGAGGCGATGAGAGCGGTCGTCGGCGACGGCACCAGAACGCCCGACACGGGTGCGGTCAACGAGCTGTTCGCGCTGCGCGACCAGGCGGTCGCAGCGCTCGCCGAGCGGTGGGTGAGGAGACCGTGGACGGCCGACTTCCGCATGATCGTCTCGCCGATGGCGACGTGGATCTGGATCGGCGCGATCATCACCTTCTGCGGCGGCGCGATCGCGCTCTGGCCGGCTCCCGCGACGGCTCGACGGCGCGTCACCGCCACGTACGCCGCGCGGCTCGCCAAGGACCTCGCGAGAGCGTAG
- a CDS encoding STAS domain-containing protein, with amino-acid sequence MRPESAMTIEHDIGNAHDGPFGLHAAKLGGTYRMRLRGEFDLAAVETVEDALARAFDGDTQLLEIDLGQLTFLDSSGLRTILEARDRAASSGVRLRLVRGIEPVQRVFAITGLEASLPFADEPCG; translated from the coding sequence ATGCGACCAGAGAGCGCGATGACGATCGAGCACGACATCGGGAACGCGCACGACGGCCCGTTCGGGCTGCACGCCGCCAAGCTCGGCGGGACCTACCGCATGCGGCTGCGCGGCGAGTTCGACCTCGCGGCGGTCGAGACCGTCGAGGACGCGCTCGCGCGCGCCTTCGACGGCGACACGCAGCTGCTGGAGATCGACCTCGGGCAACTCACCTTCCTCGACTCGAGCGGGCTCCGCACGATCCTCGAGGCACGCGACCGTGCGGCGTCGAGCGGGGTGAGACTGCGGCTGGTGCGGGGGATCGAGCCGGTGCAGCGGGTCTTCGCGATCACAGGGCTCGAAGCGTCGCTCCCGTTCGCCGACGAGCCGTGCGGCTGA
- a CDS encoding PucR family transcriptional regulator — MVAGNGDPRAARAEVTRHLRASSDALADAVIVRVQADAPAGATPDGATLRNLRLGAHAAVEYFLARLDASAWTGSDAGDRDESGRGTGDSGADCGGTGGAGTGGAGTDCGGTGGAGYDTALFEAHGRAQQAAGRSLSELLAFYRLGGLAMWEGAQALPISRDLAPEAIFALGAEVLATVDALSVAALAGFTAQEAETLRRELARRERLASLLLSDRPSAPEALAAAAAAADWSLPARVRVAVAALPIEPPPGAALAGPARVLAATVDGGRRALVVADDDEGERWLTRAAQAQQLEPPLAVGPAVEPEHAARSLARAEALLDRADVLRPVALSPSTAPDAAAAPDPDAAPFALLRCDDHEIDLLLSAAPELARAVAQRRLTPFDTLPERQRERLLETLAGWLAHPVRPQAIADELGVHVQTVRYRLNQLRELLGDALDDPEARFELSVALRARALNGDE; from the coding sequence ATGGTCGCTGGAAACGGTGATCCGCGCGCCGCGCGTGCGGAGGTCACCCGTCATCTGCGCGCCAGCTCTGACGCGCTCGCCGATGCCGTGATCGTCCGCGTGCAGGCCGACGCGCCCGCCGGCGCCACGCCGGACGGAGCGACGCTGCGCAACCTCCGCCTCGGCGCGCACGCGGCGGTCGAGTACTTCCTCGCGCGGCTCGACGCCAGCGCGTGGACGGGCAGTGACGCGGGCGACCGCGACGAGAGCGGCCGCGGAACCGGCGACAGCGGCGCGGACTGCGGCGGCACGGGCGGCGCCGGCACGGGCGGCGCCGGCACGGACTGCGGCGGCACGGGCGGCGCCGGCTACGACACGGCGCTGTTCGAGGCCCACGGCCGTGCGCAGCAGGCGGCCGGCCGCTCGCTCTCGGAGCTGCTCGCCTTCTACCGGCTCGGCGGTCTGGCGATGTGGGAGGGCGCGCAGGCGCTGCCGATCAGCCGCGACCTCGCGCCGGAGGCGATCTTCGCGCTCGGGGCGGAGGTGCTGGCGACCGTCGACGCGCTCTCGGTCGCCGCGCTCGCCGGCTTCACCGCGCAGGAGGCCGAGACCCTGCGACGCGAGCTGGCCCGCCGCGAACGGCTCGCGTCGCTCCTGCTGAGCGACCGCCCGAGCGCGCCCGAGGCGCTCGCGGCCGCCGCCGCGGCCGCCGACTGGTCGCTGCCGGCCCGCGTCCGCGTCGCCGTCGCGGCCCTGCCGATCGAGCCGCCGCCCGGCGCCGCGCTCGCCGGTCCGGCACGGGTGCTGGCCGCGACCGTCGACGGCGGCCGGCGCGCGCTCGTCGTCGCCGACGACGACGAGGGCGAGCGCTGGCTGACCCGCGCCGCGCAGGCGCAGCAGCTGGAGCCGCCGCTCGCGGTCGGCCCCGCGGTCGAGCCCGAGCACGCGGCGCGCAGCCTCGCTCGTGCCGAGGCGCTGCTCGACCGGGCGGACGTGCTGCGCCCGGTCGCCCTCTCCCCCTCCACCGCACCCGACGCCGCCGCGGCGCCCGATCCGGATGCCGCGCCGTTCGCGCTGCTGCGCTGCGACGACCACGAGATCGACCTGCTGCTGAGTGCCGCGCCAGAGCTGGCGCGCGCCGTCGCTCAGCGGCGCCTGACGCCGTTCGACACGCTCCCGGAGCGTCAGCGCGAGCGGCTGCTGGAGACGCTCGCCGGCTGGCTCGCCCATCCGGTGCGCCCGCAGGCGATCGCCGACGAGCTGGGCGTGCACGTCCAGACCGTCCGCTACCGCCTCAACCAGCTGCGGGAGCTGCTCGGGGACGCGCTCGACGACCCCGAGGCCCGCTTCGAGCTGAGCGTCGCGCTGCGCGCTCGCGCGCTCAACGGCGACGAGTGA
- a CDS encoding TetR/AcrR family transcriptional regulator: protein MSQWLPGAKASSTQTAERRRLPASERRELILAAAVRLFAERGYHGTSMDGIAAASGISKAVVYDHFDSKRELYTVLLDTIRADIDAIIEAAIEPVPNEEDQRIHPAIEAFFRFVEDYPDACRLLFLEVQGTTEVAEIVGQLEERVAEGLSASLGSDPTIFGGHPERERQLQILAELLKSAIHGLASWWYVHPDVPREDLVERTVALVGPAIEAARR, encoded by the coding sequence GTGAGCCAATGGTTGCCGGGCGCCAAGGCGTCCTCCACTCAGACCGCAGAACGCCGCCGGCTGCCCGCCTCAGAGCGGCGCGAGCTGATCCTGGCGGCAGCCGTCAGGCTGTTCGCCGAACGCGGCTACCACGGCACGTCGATGGACGGGATCGCCGCCGCGTCGGGGATCTCGAAGGCCGTCGTCTACGACCACTTCGACTCCAAGCGCGAGCTGTACACGGTCCTGCTCGACACGATCCGGGCTGACATCGACGCGATCATCGAGGCGGCGATCGAGCCGGTGCCGAACGAGGAGGACCAGCGCATCCATCCCGCGATCGAGGCGTTCTTCCGCTTCGTCGAGGACTATCCGGACGCGTGCCGGCTGCTGTTCCTCGAAGTCCAGGGGACGACCGAGGTGGCCGAGATCGTCGGCCAGCTGGAGGAGCGCGTCGCCGAAGGGCTCAGCGCCTCGCTCGGGAGCGACCCGACGATCTTCGGCGGACATCCCGAGCGCGAGCGCCAGCTGCAGATCCTCGCGGAGCTGCTGAAGTCGGCGATCCACGGGCTCGCGAGCTGGTGGTACGTCCACCCGGACGTGCCGCGCGAGGACCTCGTCGAGCGCACCGTCGCGCTCGTCGGTCCGGCGATCGAGGCGGCGCGGCGCTAG